Proteins from a single region of Streptomyces sp. TN58:
- a CDS encoding 3' terminal RNA ribose 2'-O-methyltransferase Hen1 produces the protein MFLTITTTGTAENPATDLGFLLHKHPDRVRVESQSHGTAHVFYPEATAERCTAALLLEVDPIALVRRGRSKGKGRGGAPDAALAQYVNDRPYAASSLLAVALSGVFRTALKGTCVLRPELPGRTRPLRIEIPVLPARGGAAMVHRLFDPLGWDTVQAEAVPLDEQFPEWGDSRYVHLVLEGELRLADALRQLYVLLPVLDDAKHYWIAPDEVDKLLRAGDGWLAAHPEHALISSRYLARHKRLTQEAVDRLELVRLAESDGSEVEEIDNAVDETSDTEERPVPLAVQRRDAILAALRAAGAQRVLDLGCGQGQLVQALLGDPAYTEIVGMDVSVRALTVAARRLRLERMGERQRSRVTLFQGSLAYTDKRLAGYDAAVLSEVVEHLDLERLPALEYAVFGSARPRTVLVTTPNVEYNVRWESLPAGHVRHGDHRFEWTREEFRAWAGQVAARFGYTVAYVPVGDDDPEVGPPTQMAVFTQVTGAATETASATPTTETTTTTETTTTDSPKEGEAA, from the coding sequence ATGTTCCTTACGATCACCACCACCGGGACCGCCGAGAACCCGGCGACTGACCTGGGCTTTCTCCTGCACAAGCACCCGGACCGGGTACGCGTGGAGAGCCAGTCCCACGGCACCGCCCACGTGTTCTACCCCGAGGCCACAGCCGAGCGGTGCACGGCGGCCCTGCTGCTGGAGGTCGACCCGATCGCGCTCGTACGCCGGGGCAGGAGCAAGGGCAAGGGCCGCGGCGGAGCACCCGACGCCGCGCTCGCGCAGTACGTCAACGACCGGCCGTACGCCGCGTCCTCACTGCTCGCCGTCGCCCTCAGCGGGGTGTTCCGCACCGCCCTGAAGGGGACTTGCGTCCTGCGCCCCGAACTCCCCGGCCGGACGCGCCCGCTGCGGATCGAGATCCCCGTGCTCCCCGCACGCGGCGGCGCCGCCATGGTGCACCGGCTGTTCGACCCGCTCGGCTGGGACACCGTCCAGGCCGAGGCCGTACCGCTCGACGAGCAGTTCCCCGAGTGGGGGGACTCCCGCTACGTACACCTCGTACTGGAGGGCGAGCTGCGCCTCGCCGACGCCCTGCGCCAGCTCTACGTGCTCCTGCCGGTCCTCGACGACGCCAAGCACTACTGGATCGCCCCCGACGAGGTCGACAAGCTGCTGCGCGCCGGAGACGGCTGGCTCGCCGCGCACCCCGAGCACGCGCTCATCAGCTCCCGCTACCTGGCCCGCCACAAGCGGCTGACCCAGGAAGCCGTCGACCGGCTGGAGCTGGTGCGGCTCGCCGAGTCCGACGGCAGCGAGGTCGAGGAGATCGACAACGCCGTCGACGAGACCAGCGACACCGAGGAGCGGCCCGTACCGCTCGCGGTGCAGCGGCGCGACGCCATCCTCGCCGCGCTGCGCGCCGCCGGCGCCCAGCGGGTGCTCGATCTCGGCTGCGGGCAGGGCCAGTTGGTGCAGGCGCTGCTCGGGGACCCCGCGTACACCGAGATCGTCGGCATGGACGTGTCCGTGCGCGCCCTGACCGTCGCCGCCCGGCGGCTGCGGCTGGAGCGGATGGGCGAGCGGCAGCGCTCGCGCGTCACGCTGTTCCAGGGCTCGCTCGCCTACACCGACAAGCGGCTGGCCGGCTACGACGCGGCCGTGCTCAGCGAGGTCGTCGAGCACCTGGACCTGGAGCGGCTGCCCGCCCTGGAGTACGCGGTGTTCGGCTCGGCCCGTCCCCGCACGGTCCTCGTCACCACGCCGAACGTCGAGTACAACGTCCGCTGGGAAAGCCTCCCGGCCGGGCACGTCCGGCACGGCGACCACCGCTTCGAGTGGACCCGCGAGGAGTTCCGGGCCTGGGCCGGCCAGGTCGCCGCCCGCTTCGGCTACACGGTCGCGTACGTCCCCGTCGGCGACGACGACCCCGAGGTCGGGCCGCCGACCCAGATGGCCGTCTTCACCCAGGTCACCGGTGCCGCCACCGAGACGGCCAGCGCCACCCCCACCACCGAGACGACCACCACCACCGAGACCACCACCACCGACTCCCCGAAGGAGGGCGAGGCAGCATGA